Proteins encoded within one genomic window of Phototrophicus methaneseepsis:
- the add gene encoding adenosine deaminase, which yields MPKIELHRHLEGSVRLSTLVDIARQYRLPFGPATEENLRPLVQMTDKDPRSAAGFLSKFRALREFYRSPEIIQRIARESIEDASADNIRYMELRFTPKALCNLTEISFADAVALVCDAANDAAQEYGIMVRYIVSINRHEPVELGTRALQAAITHQDKGITGFDLAGDETNYPATLFYKVFQQAKAAGFGITVHAGEWAGAISVWDAVGNLLADRVGHGINILRDEALLPILVERGTVLEVCPLSNVLSGVVDSLGEHPLRALTEKGVQTTINTDDPSVCDVTLTDEISLAIENGQMALADVADYTLRAAKAAFLPDDERQALVAQFRDWYNQLD from the coding sequence ATGCCCAAAATAGAATTGCACCGTCACCTGGAAGGCTCGGTGCGCCTTTCAACGCTGGTGGATATTGCTCGCCAGTATCGTTTACCTTTTGGCCCTGCAACGGAAGAAAATTTACGCCCCCTCGTCCAGATGACGGACAAAGACCCGCGTTCAGCGGCGGGTTTCTTAAGCAAATTCCGTGCCCTGAGAGAATTTTATCGCTCCCCGGAAATTATTCAGCGCATTGCGAGAGAGAGCATCGAGGACGCATCTGCGGATAACATCCGTTATATGGAGCTGCGCTTTACGCCTAAAGCGCTCTGTAACCTGACGGAAATTAGCTTTGCTGATGCCGTTGCGCTTGTTTGTGATGCGGCGAATGACGCTGCGCAGGAATACGGCATAATGGTGCGCTATATCGTCTCGATCAACCGTCATGAGCCTGTCGAACTGGGCACGCGCGCCCTACAGGCGGCCATAACTCACCAGGATAAGGGTATTACCGGGTTCGACCTCGCGGGGGACGAAACCAACTATCCAGCGACGTTATTCTATAAAGTATTCCAGCAGGCCAAGGCGGCGGGCTTTGGCATTACCGTCCATGCCGGTGAGTGGGCGGGCGCGATCAGCGTATGGGATGCTGTCGGTAACTTGCTTGCGGATCGTGTCGGTCATGGCATCAATATTTTACGTGACGAGGCCCTGCTGCCGATCCTTGTTGAACGTGGCACTGTGTTGGAAGTCTGCCCGTTGTCGAATGTGCTCAGCGGCGTTGTGGATTCTCTCGGAGAGCACCCGCTGCGGGCGCTGACTGAAAAAGGCGTCCAGACGACGATTAATACGGATGATCCGTCTGTATGCGACGTAACCTTGACGGACGAAATTTCCCTTGCGATTGAAAACGGCCAGATGGCACTTGCTGATGTGGCTGATTATACACTGCGTGCGGCTAAAGCTGCGTTCCTACCTGATGATGAACGTCAAGCTCTGGTGGCACAATTTCGTGATTGGTACAACCAACTAGATTGA
- the dnaE gene encoding DNA polymerase III subunit alpha: protein MPSDFVHLHVHTEYSLLDGQSKIKDVMARANELEMPAVGLTDHGVMFGAIQFFRSAKKADVKPIIGMEAYLAPRNMEDRDPHLDKRPYHMLLLAKNMTGYRNLLKLASQSQLRGYYYRPRIDWDLMAQYSEGIIATSGCLAAEIPRLVEDGREDEARARVGRYEDTFGSENFYLEIQPHDIDQLHTLNKWLVDYRKSGHTKIGLLASNDMHYVRADDTDTHDTLLCIQTGSRKSEENRMSLQPLGSYYMKSAQEMRVAFNGIPDEMLTESFSNSLKIAEMCEVELEHDGYHLPVFPVPEGFTEGSYLRYLVEIGMVWRYGDDWRSDTVLSERVNRELGIIDQMGFNTYFLIVWDLCEFARHADIWWNVRGSGAGSVVAYSMGITSIDPIQNSLLFERFLNPGRISMPDIDLDYPDDRRAEMIAYAAEKYGEDKVAAIITFGTMGAKAAVRDVGRAMDVDLALINQAASMIPTEARQKSIQEYIDINPELTSLYKRNEAIQRVMDTAMKLQGMTRHASTHAAGVIISDRPLDEYIPLHRITGTDPSGGSLKAVTQFPMETAESIGLLKVDFLGLSTLTILRKACDLIAKHQGIHYNMGTIPYRHDSPITDEQREMLNQAFGMMGRGDTVGVFQVESPGMRSMLRDMRPQRFEHIVAGISLYRPGPMEFIPQYNNRLHGDEETPYLHEKLKPILEETYGIIVYQEQIMQIAGQLFDYALGEADMMRRAVSKKKQAALMEHKGIFMERGPANGISEDIAEKIFDEIEFFANYGFNKSHASDYAVITVQTAFLKCHYPEEYMTALLCVQFDDSAKVATFLEECRRLNIPILPPNINYSKTDFDIETLEDGRRGIRFGMGAVKNAGVAALQHIIDVREQGGPFSSLEDFCHRVDLRIVGKRALESLIKVGAVPFGDRDALHENLDRIVGFSVEYHKAKEVGQMSLFGGDMGVEEETLHIGPARQPVRPRDMLAWEKELLGLYVTGRPVDRHRMTFAAMGNNIVSELKAQPEAYNEKQVRVAGEIVSLRKIITKNSTQMAIMQLEDWHETAGIIEVVLFPRTWDRVVIDYRMHHDDQEPQDGDLVVVKGTFDISRGDAQIKADSISTEFELMTPEDIAAMVEREREDRAPAWANEAPTLPHMDDRDESPFLFDEETGEMAQDEPTPEPEPVADVVPASYSPDSPSIEPQFGAVPEPEPELATSPEASHNGNAHNSEDVAPDRGDASHGGFSNGYAEADPFATEPAPAWADDATVSDIDTLPIDDNPFIDIHTNGGAPRHVTVQFPRSNDTEKDRRRLRRLHNLLIKYPGRDHFAIVITGKPRNITISYPEQTTGLCADLIDDLSKIVGEENVLVKEHELQA from the coding sequence ATGCCTAGCGATTTTGTTCACCTTCACGTTCATACAGAATATTCATTGCTCGACGGCCAGAGCAAAATCAAAGATGTCATGGCACGCGCCAATGAACTGGAAATGCCCGCCGTTGGCCTGACAGATCATGGCGTCATGTTCGGTGCGATCCAATTCTTCCGGTCAGCCAAGAAGGCTGACGTGAAGCCCATCATCGGCATGGAAGCGTATCTTGCGCCACGCAATATGGAAGACCGCGATCCACATCTGGATAAGCGTCCCTATCATATGCTGCTGCTGGCTAAGAACATGACTGGCTATCGAAACCTGCTGAAGTTAGCCAGCCAGAGCCAATTACGCGGTTATTATTACCGTCCGCGCATTGATTGGGATCTGATGGCCCAATATTCAGAGGGTATCATCGCGACGAGTGGCTGCCTCGCGGCAGAAATTCCGCGCTTGGTGGAAGATGGTAGAGAAGATGAAGCCCGCGCTAGGGTTGGCCGTTACGAAGATACGTTTGGCTCTGAGAACTTCTACCTTGAGATTCAGCCTCATGATATTGACCAGCTTCATACGCTGAATAAGTGGTTGGTTGACTATCGCAAGAGTGGGCACACAAAAATTGGCCTGCTGGCTTCGAATGACATGCATTATGTACGCGCCGACGATACGGACACGCACGACACCTTGCTGTGCATCCAGACAGGGTCGCGTAAGAGTGAAGAAAACCGCATGTCGTTGCAGCCATTAGGCAGCTATTACATGAAGAGCGCCCAGGAAATGCGGGTGGCCTTCAATGGCATCCCGGATGAGATGCTCACAGAATCTTTCTCCAATTCCCTCAAAATCGCGGAAATGTGCGAGGTTGAGTTGGAGCATGATGGCTATCATCTGCCTGTGTTTCCCGTCCCAGAAGGCTTCACCGAAGGCTCGTATCTGCGTTATTTGGTTGAAATAGGCATGGTCTGGCGTTATGGCGATGACTGGCGCAGCGATACCGTACTCTCTGAGCGCGTCAATCGTGAATTGGGCATCATTGACCAGATGGGCTTCAATACCTACTTCCTGATTGTGTGGGACCTGTGCGAATTCGCACGGCATGCTGATATCTGGTGGAATGTGCGCGGTTCCGGCGCGGGTAGTGTCGTCGCTTATAGCATGGGTATCACCAGCATTGACCCGATCCAGAATAGTTTGCTCTTTGAGCGTTTTTTGAACCCTGGCCGCATTTCCATGCCGGATATTGACCTCGATTACCCGGATGATCGTCGTGCTGAGATGATCGCTTATGCTGCTGAAAAATATGGTGAGGACAAAGTCGCGGCGATTATCACCTTCGGGACAATGGGGGCGAAGGCGGCTGTACGTGATGTCGGTCGTGCGATGGATGTAGACCTTGCGCTCATCAATCAGGCTGCTAGCATGATCCCGACAGAAGCTCGTCAGAAGTCGATCCAGGAATACATCGACATAAACCCGGAGCTGACATCGCTCTATAAGCGCAATGAAGCGATTCAGCGCGTGATGGATACGGCGATGAAGCTGCAAGGGATGACGCGTCATGCCTCGACCCATGCGGCAGGCGTCATTATCTCTGATAGGCCGCTTGATGAATATATCCCGCTGCATCGCATCACGGGCACGGACCCCAGCGGGGGTTCGCTCAAGGCTGTGACGCAGTTCCCCATGGAAACCGCTGAGTCTATCGGCTTGCTGAAGGTGGACTTCCTGGGCCTTTCGACGTTGACGATCTTGCGCAAGGCCTGTGATCTCATCGCCAAGCATCAGGGCATCCATTACAACATGGGGACCATTCCCTATCGGCACGATTCACCCATTACAGATGAACAACGCGAGATGCTCAATCAGGCATTCGGAATGATGGGGCGGGGCGATACGGTGGGTGTCTTCCAGGTAGAAAGCCCTGGTATGCGCTCGATGCTGCGTGATATGCGTCCGCAGCGCTTCGAGCATATTGTGGCCGGTATTTCGCTTTATCGACCTGGCCCGATGGAATTTATTCCGCAGTATAACAACCGCCTGCATGGGGATGAAGAGACGCCCTATCTGCACGAAAAGCTCAAGCCTATCCTGGAAGAGACGTATGGCATTATCGTCTACCAGGAACAGATTATGCAGATTGCGGGCCAGCTCTTCGATTATGCTCTGGGCGAAGCCGATATGATGCGCCGTGCTGTCTCTAAGAAGAAGCAGGCCGCCCTGATGGAGCATAAAGGCATCTTCATGGAGCGTGGCCCGGCCAATGGCATCTCCGAGGACATCGCCGAGAAGATCTTTGACGAAATTGAGTTCTTCGCCAATTATGGCTTTAATAAATCGCACGCGTCGGATTATGCCGTTATCACGGTACAGACAGCTTTCTTGAAGTGTCACTATCCAGAAGAATACATGACGGCGCTGTTGTGCGTTCAGTTTGATGATAGCGCGAAGGTCGCCACCTTCCTGGAAGAGTGCCGCCGCCTGAATATTCCCATCCTGCCGCCGAATATCAATTACAGTAAGACCGATTTCGACATTGAAACGCTGGAAGATGGTCGGCGCGGGATTCGCTTTGGGATGGGCGCTGTCAAGAACGCGGGTGTCGCGGCCCTACAACACATCATTGATGTTCGTGAACAGGGCGGCCCGTTCAGCAGTCTGGAAGATTTCTGCCATCGTGTTGACCTGCGGATTGTGGGTAAACGCGCGCTGGAAAGCCTCATCAAGGTTGGGGCGGTGCCCTTTGGCGACCGTGACGCGCTGCACGAAAACCTGGATCGCATTGTCGGGTTCAGCGTGGAGTATCACAAAGCTAAGGAAGTCGGCCAGATGAGCTTGTTTGGCGGCGATATGGGCGTCGAGGAAGAGACACTGCATATTGGCCCAGCTCGTCAACCCGTCAGGCCGCGTGATATGCTTGCCTGGGAAAAGGAACTGCTCGGCTTATATGTCACAGGGCGGCCTGTTGATCGCCATCGGATGACGTTTGCGGCGATGGGGAACAACATCGTCAGTGAGTTGAAAGCACAGCCAGAAGCCTATAACGAGAAGCAAGTGCGCGTTGCTGGTGAAATTGTCTCTCTACGCAAGATTATTACCAAGAACAGCACGCAAATGGCGATTATGCAGCTAGAAGATTGGCACGAAACGGCAGGCATCATTGAAGTGGTGCTATTCCCACGCACGTGGGACCGTGTTGTTATTGACTACCGCATGCATCATGATGACCAAGAGCCACAAGATGGCGACCTGGTGGTTGTAAAAGGGACGTTCGATATTTCTCGTGGGGATGCCCAGATTAAGGCCGATTCTATCAGCACGGAGTTTGAATTGATGACGCCGGAAGATATCGCGGCGATGGTGGAGCGAGAGCGTGAAGATCGCGCGCCAGCCTGGGCTAATGAGGCACCGACGCTCCCACATATGGACGACAGGGACGAATCGCCTTTCTTGTTCGATGAAGAAACGGGCGAGATGGCCCAGGATGAACCAACGCCGGAGCCGGAGCCTGTTGCGGATGTGGTCCCCGCATCATACAGCCCGGATAGCCCCTCGATTGAGCCGCAATTCGGTGCTGTTCCGGAGCCAGAACCAGAGCTAGCGACATCGCCAGAAGCCTCTCACAATGGCAACGCTCATAACAGTGAGGATGTTGCCCCTGATAGGGGTGATGCGTCACATGGCGGCTTCTCTAATGGTTACGCCGAGGCGGATCCCTTTGCCACTGAGCCAGCCCCCGCCTGGGCAGATGACGCCACTGTCAGTGATATAGATACGCTGCCGATAGATGACAACCCGTTTATAGATATTCATACAAATGGTGGCGCGCCACGTCACGTTACTGTGCAGTTCCCACGCTCCAACGACACAGAAAAGGATCGTCGTCGCTTACGGCGCCTGCACAATTTGCTGATTAAATACCCTGGCCGTGACCACTTTGCAATCGTGATAACGGGCAAACCACGTAACATCACGATCAGTTATCCGGAGCAAACGACCGGGCTTTGTGCCGATTTGATTGACGATCTGAGTAAGATCGTTGGTGAGGAAAATGTGCTCGTCAAGGAGCATGAACTACAGGCATGA
- a CDS encoding DsbA family oxidoreductase, which yields MKVEIWSDIACPWCYIGRRRFESALDQFEHDNEVEVVWRSFQLDPSAPQEPSDSLNDMLMKKMGVDRSRVEAMQAHVTQLAAQEGLEYHLDDAKLVNSMDAHRLIHLAAHHGLQGDMKERLQRAYFTEGLVVSDEETLVQLAVEVGLDAAEVREMLAGDAYAADVRADIRRAQMIGVNGVPFFVFDERYAISGAQPSDLFLETLERTWTDAHPIVSVIGADDDAGVCTDESCAI from the coding sequence ATGAAAGTTGAAATCTGGTCAGATATTGCTTGCCCCTGGTGCTACATCGGTCGCCGCCGCTTTGAGAGTGCACTGGATCAATTTGAGCATGACAATGAGGTCGAAGTTGTGTGGCGCAGCTTCCAGCTCGACCCATCCGCACCACAGGAGCCGAGCGACTCCCTAAATGACATGTTGATGAAGAAGATGGGCGTGGATCGCAGCCGTGTCGAGGCGATGCAAGCGCATGTGACGCAGCTCGCAGCCCAGGAAGGGCTTGAATATCACCTGGATGATGCCAAGCTTGTGAACTCAATGGATGCACATCGCCTGATTCATCTGGCCGCCCACCATGGTTTGCAGGGCGATATGAAGGAACGCTTACAGCGCGCCTACTTCACAGAGGGATTGGTCGTCAGCGATGAAGAGACGCTCGTCCAACTGGCTGTTGAAGTGGGGCTGGATGCGGCTGAAGTTCGTGAGATGCTGGCGGGGGATGCCTATGCGGCTGATGTGCGCGCAGATATACGCCGCGCACAGATGATTGGCGTCAATGGGGTGCCTTTCTTCGTCTTTGACGAGCGCTATGCGATCTCTGGCGCGCAGCCCAGCGACCTGTTCCTGGAAACGCTCGAACGCACCTGGACGGATGCGCATCCCATCGTCAGTGTGATTGGCGCAGATGACGATGCAGGTGTTTGCACGGATGAAAGCTGTGCTATCTAG
- the secA gene encoding preprotein translocase subunit SecA, which translates to MFSKVMKSVFGDPMERAVNKYRARVEAINALEPRYEAMSDAELRAQTDSFKERLQNGETLDDILEEAYALVREAAKRTIGQRHFDVQMIGGIVLHEGRIAEMKTGEGKTLTASLPLYLNALQGKGVHLVTPNDYLSKKGLQLMGPIYQLLGLSSAVIQNTGGQPDSGSYIFDTDYLSDDARFQNLRPISRREAYRADITYGTNNEFGFDYLRDNMVWDQDRISQRPLYYGIIDEVDNILIDEARTPLIISGPADEPSEYYAKFAAMVKQLKRSSDESVELEEPDGEFIVDEKDRIAYLTEAGVEKIEHLMTNSGMLNADSLYHPDNAEMIPYLDNCLRAYALFRRDKEYVIQNGEIVIVDDFTGRLMPGRRFSEGLHQAIEAKEGVKVRRENITMATITFQNFFRMYDKLAGMTGTALTEQEEFEKIYELDVVAIPTNKPIIRADENDLIFVNEKAKWNAIIDDIRARVSRSQPILVGTVAIETSERLAKELNKALKSEISNGDVRIEVLNAKAHEREAGIIAQAGQPGSVTIATNMAGRGVDILLGGNPEGKAREALRKEGIDVTDATPEQWQEAFSKAKAECDADREKVLAAGGLYVIGTERHEARRIDNQLRGRSGRQGDPGESRFYLSLEDDLVRRFNGEAVKKIMSWANLPEDEPLEHGMISKSIEQAQIRVEGHHFDIRKKVLDYDDVVNRQRSYIYNQRREWLNYSSEELYETYFETIEERLREVVANFSEEEETDETYDLLYQELLKNYPVPEHINPDTMSEMSWEELEEAVVEGARDVLDHKREQLNAVQAGLMDRAMRQTMLRAIDMHWQRHLTALDELREGIGLMGIAQRDPLTEYQREAFQMFDTLQDQITEMASRMIYAVQVERVQRQPEQRNLSMLRSNKAAESQPQTVRNTRKLGRNDLCWCGSGKKYKHCHYKSDKAGVTAPVTAAVEQ; encoded by the coding sequence ATGTTCAGTAAAGTTATGAAAAGCGTATTTGGCGACCCCATGGAGCGCGCAGTGAATAAGTATCGTGCGCGTGTCGAGGCTATTAATGCGCTGGAACCGCGATATGAGGCTATGAGTGATGCTGAATTGCGCGCTCAGACGGATTCCTTTAAAGAGCGGTTGCAAAATGGCGAGACATTAGACGATATTCTCGAAGAAGCTTATGCATTGGTCCGCGAAGCTGCCAAACGCACAATTGGTCAGCGTCATTTTGACGTTCAGATGATCGGTGGCATTGTGCTGCACGAAGGCCGGATCGCAGAGATGAAGACTGGTGAAGGTAAAACACTCACCGCATCGCTGCCTTTGTATCTGAATGCGCTCCAGGGTAAGGGCGTGCATCTGGTTACGCCGAACGATTACCTCAGTAAGAAGGGTCTCCAGTTGATGGGGCCGATTTACCAACTGTTGGGGTTATCTTCTGCAGTGATACAAAATACGGGGGGCCAGCCCGATAGCGGCAGTTATATCTTCGACACGGATTACCTCAGTGATGATGCGCGCTTCCAGAATTTGCGGCCTATTAGCCGCCGAGAAGCGTACCGGGCTGATATTACCTACGGTACGAATAATGAGTTCGGATTTGATTATCTGCGCGATAACATGGTCTGGGATCAAGACCGCATTTCTCAGCGGCCCCTCTACTATGGCATCATCGATGAAGTCGATAACATCCTCATTGACGAAGCCCGTACCCCGCTGATTATCTCCGGCCCTGCTGACGAACCAAGCGAATACTATGCAAAATTTGCCGCGATGGTCAAACAGTTGAAGCGCAGCTCTGATGAAAGCGTGGAACTGGAAGAGCCGGATGGCGAATTCATTGTGGATGAAAAGGACCGCATCGCTTACCTGACGGAAGCCGGTGTCGAGAAGATCGAACACCTGATGACGAACTCGGGCATGCTCAATGCGGATAGTCTTTATCATCCTGATAATGCTGAGATGATCCCTTACCTGGATAACTGCTTGCGCGCGTATGCGCTTTTCCGTCGGGATAAAGAGTACGTCATCCAGAATGGTGAAATTGTCATTGTCGATGACTTTACCGGGCGGTTGATGCCAGGTCGTCGTTTTAGCGAAGGTCTCCACCAGGCCATTGAAGCCAAAGAAGGTGTGAAGGTCCGCCGCGAAAATATAACCATGGCGACGATCACCTTCCAGAACTTCTTCCGCATGTATGACAAGCTCGCTGGTATGACGGGTACCGCCCTGACAGAGCAAGAAGAATTTGAGAAGATTTACGAACTGGATGTGGTTGCCATCCCGACCAACAAGCCCATTATTCGTGCTGACGAAAACGATCTCATTTTCGTCAATGAAAAAGCGAAGTGGAATGCCATCATTGATGACATCCGCGCCCGTGTGAGCCGGTCACAGCCGATTCTGGTAGGTACGGTCGCGATTGAAACGTCTGAACGGCTGGCGAAAGAGCTTAATAAAGCTCTCAAGTCGGAAATCAGCAATGGTGATGTGCGCATCGAAGTGCTAAACGCGAAAGCTCACGAACGTGAAGCTGGCATCATTGCCCAGGCAGGGCAGCCTGGGTCCGTCACGATTGCAACCAATATGGCTGGTCGTGGTGTTGATATTCTGTTGGGTGGTAACCCAGAGGGTAAAGCGCGTGAGGCGCTCCGCAAAGAGGGTATCGACGTAACGGATGCCACCCCTGAACAGTGGCAAGAAGCTTTCAGCAAGGCCAAAGCAGAATGTGACGCTGACCGCGAGAAAGTATTGGCAGCAGGTGGCCTGTACGTGATTGGTACGGAGCGCCATGAAGCTCGCCGTATTGATAACCAGCTTCGTGGTCGCTCAGGTCGCCAGGGTGATCCTGGTGAATCGCGCTTTTACTTAAGCCTTGAAGATGACCTCGTACGCCGCTTTAACGGCGAAGCCGTCAAGAAGATTATGTCCTGGGCTAACTTGCCAGAGGATGAGCCGCTTGAACACGGCATGATTAGCAAGTCAATTGAGCAGGCGCAGATCCGCGTTGAAGGCCATCACTTTGATATTCGTAAGAAAGTGCTGGACTATGACGATGTTGTGAACCGCCAGCGCTCCTATATCTACAATCAGCGTCGTGAGTGGTTGAATTACAGCTCTGAAGAGTTGTATGAAACTTACTTCGAGACGATTGAAGAACGCCTTCGTGAAGTCGTTGCCAACTTCTCTGAAGAAGAAGAGACAGACGAAACATACGACCTGCTGTATCAGGAATTGCTGAAGAACTATCCGGTCCCAGAGCATATTAATCCGGATACGATGTCGGAGATGTCCTGGGAAGAGCTGGAAGAAGCGGTTGTTGAGGGTGCGCGTGATGTGCTCGACCACAAGCGTGAGCAACTCAACGCTGTACAAGCGGGCTTGATGGATCGTGCCATGCGTCAGACGATGCTGCGCGCGATTGATATGCACTGGCAGCGGCATCTGACGGCACTGGATGAACTGCGTGAAGGTATTGGCCTGATGGGTATCGCACAGCGTGACCCCCTGACGGAATATCAGCGCGAAGCCTTCCAGATGTTCGACACATTGCAGGACCAGATCACAGAAATGGCTTCTCGCATGATTTACGCTGTCCAGGTAGAGCGCGTCCAGCGCCAGCCAGAGCAGCGTAATCTCTCGATGCTGCGCAGCAATAAAGCCGCTGAATCTCAACCGCAGACGGTCCGTAATACCCGCAAATTGGGCCGCAATGACTTATGCTGGTGCGGTAGTGGCAAGAAGTACAAGCACTGCCACTATAAATCTGATAAGGCTGGTGTGACGGCCCCGGTTACGGCGGCTGTGGAGCAGTAA
- a CDS encoding MBL fold metallo-hydrolase, with translation MLQIGDIEVHILNDVTYFVDAGGPFGLVPRALYSRYMQPNENNLVPQAQLTLFLRVGGKNIVVDTGYGSKVDRRMQRILHFQQPFDGLMRGLTKLGVSPADIDLVINTHLHGDHCTGNTILTEEGELAAAFPNAEYVVQRREYEDASHPNERTRATYIPFNYEPLLASGQMRLLDGDSELAPGVHGIVTPGHTPGHMSVRLESQGQHAAFICDLASYAVHFERLSWMTAYDVEPLITLETKRHWQQWAIQTEATLIFVHDAKRPVGKLKANEEGGNPFLEVIETPIFNMDPAVYNTAF, from the coding sequence ATGTTGCAAATTGGAGATATTGAAGTCCACATCCTCAACGATGTGACCTATTTCGTTGATGCGGGTGGCCCTTTTGGCCTGGTACCCCGCGCCCTCTATAGTCGCTATATGCAGCCTAATGAAAATAACCTCGTGCCACAGGCCCAATTGACGTTGTTCTTACGGGTGGGCGGCAAAAATATCGTGGTTGATACGGGCTATGGTAGCAAAGTTGATCGACGGATGCAGCGCATCCTGCACTTTCAGCAGCCGTTCGATGGTTTGATGCGCGGCCTGACCAAACTGGGTGTTTCTCCTGCTGATATTGACCTCGTGATCAACACGCATTTACATGGGGATCATTGCACGGGCAACACCATTTTGACAGAAGAGGGTGAACTTGCTGCTGCGTTCCCGAATGCGGAATATGTGGTTCAGCGTCGTGAGTACGAAGATGCTAGCCATCCCAATGAACGCACCCGCGCCACTTACATCCCGTTCAATTATGAGCCGCTCCTGGCGAGCGGGCAGATGCGCCTGCTGGATGGTGATAGTGAATTGGCCCCAGGTGTACATGGGATCGTCACGCCAGGGCACACACCAGGGCATATGAGCGTGCGGCTAGAAAGCCAGGGCCAGCATGCGGCTTTCATCTGTGATCTGGCATCTTATGCCGTGCATTTTGAGCGCTTGAGTTGGATGACGGCCTATGATGTGGAGCCACTCATCACGCTAGAGACGAAACGTCATTGGCAGCAGTGGGCCATCCAAACAGAAGCGACGCTCATCTTTGTGCACGATGCTAAGCGCCCCGTAGGCAAGCTAAAAGCAAACGAGGAAGGGGGCAATCCCTTCCTCGAAGTCATCGAAACGCCGATTTTTAACATGGACCCGGCTGTTTATAACACCGCCTTTTAA
- the mutM gene encoding DNA-formamidopyrimidine glycosylase → MPELPEVETVVRGIRPNLIGKTIMSLWTDWPRSLNTTTEDEFEARIAGQQITDVCRRAKYIIIALDDTYLMIHLKMTGRLYVTPASEYHDADRWVHVKFGLDTGEELRFSDSRKFGRVYVTNSIEDITGQLGPEPLEDDFTLEVFKSRFITRKRVLKALLLDQTFVAGIGNIYADEALFRAKIHPERRSDSLSDAEVARLYDTIRAALMDGIQYEGASITWYRKPDGTKGDSQNHFYAYGRDGQPCLECGTIMEKIRVAQRGTHFCPTCQSLS, encoded by the coding sequence ATGCCAGAATTACCGGAAGTCGAAACGGTCGTACGGGGCATCCGTCCGAATTTGATCGGCAAGACGATCATGAGTTTATGGACAGATTGGCCCAGATCACTGAATACAACCACAGAAGATGAGTTTGAAGCGCGCATCGCAGGCCAGCAGATTACCGACGTCTGTCGTCGCGCAAAATACATCATCATTGCCTTAGATGATACCTATCTCATGATCCATCTCAAAATGACAGGCCGACTCTACGTCACACCCGCATCAGAATATCATGATGCAGATCGGTGGGTACACGTCAAATTTGGGTTGGATACAGGCGAAGAACTGCGTTTTAGCGATAGTCGGAAGTTCGGGCGCGTTTACGTCACAAACAGTATCGAAGATATCACAGGCCAATTAGGGCCAGAACCTCTGGAAGATGATTTTACGCTGGAAGTGTTCAAATCACGCTTCATAACGCGTAAACGGGTCTTAAAAGCCCTGCTGCTAGATCAGACATTTGTTGCCGGAATTGGAAACATTTACGCTGATGAAGCCCTTTTCCGTGCGAAAATACATCCAGAGCGCCGTTCCGATAGCCTGAGCGATGCAGAAGTCGCCCGCTTGTATGACACCATACGAGCCGCGCTTATGGACGGCATTCAATATGAAGGCGCAAGCATTACCTGGTATCGCAAGCCAGATGGCACGAAGGGTGATTCTCAGAACCACTTTTACGCCTACGGACGTGATGGGCAACCCTGCTTGGAATGCGGCACGATCATGGAAAAGATCCGTGTCGCCCAACGAGGCACGCACTTTTGCCCGACGTGCCAATCGCTGAGTTAA